Genomic segment of Candidatus Zixiibacteriota bacterium:
TCCGTCGAAGCGTTGCCACCGAGATCGCGCGTGACGTGCGTGCCTTCCTTGAACACCTTGCGGATCGAATTCATGATCCGATCAGCCGCCGCGTTTTCGTTGAGGTGCCGCAGCATCAGCACACCGGAAAACACCAGCGCGCTCGGGTTGGCGATCCCCTTGCCGGCAATGTCCGGCGCCGAGCCGTGCACCGCTTCGAACACTGCGGCATTGATGCCGATATTCGCGCCCGGAACCACGCCGAGCCCACCGACCAGCCCGGCGGCCAAGTCGGACACGATATCGCCGTACAAATTCGAGAGCACCAGAATATCGAATTGATTGGGGTCCATCACCAGCTTCATGCACAGCGCATCTACGATCACATCGTCGAACTTGATCTCAGGAAATTCCTTGGCTACCTCGCCGATCGACTCCAGAAACATTCCGTCCGACAGCTTCATGATATTAGCCTTGTGCACCGCGGTCACTCGCTTGCGACCGTGCTTACGTGCATACTCGAAGGCAAACCGGCCGATTCGCGCCGAGGCGTGCTGCGTGATTACCTTGATCGACTGCGACACTCCCGGCGTGATCACGTGCTCCAGCCCGGCGTACAGGTCTTCGGTGTTTTCGCGGACGATGATCAGGTCGACGTTTTCATAGCGCGACCGGATGCCGTCGATCGAATGCACCGGTCGCAGATTGGCGTACAAGTCCAGCGCCTTGCGCAGGCCGACGTTGGCCGAGGAAAACCCCTTCGCGACAAAAGTCGTCAGTGGACCCTTGAGCGCCACCTTGTTGCGCCGGATCGATTCGAGCAGCACCTCCGGCACCGGCGAGCCGTAATCGGGCAAGGCGTTGATCCCCGCCGGCAGCTTCTCCCAGTCGATGTCCACGCCGGTCGCCTCGATGATGCGGGTGGCCGCGCCGCTAATTTCCGGTCCGATACCGTCACCTTCGATCAATGTCACTATATGATGAGCCATGTCTGTCTACTTAGTCCTTCTTTCGAATGTACTTTGCCGAATCGTTCAAATATCTATCTTGCAAATAACGTGAGAATATAGCTATGCCGACGCGCAAACAAATCGAGAATTTCGTCCATCTGCCGGGCGCCAATTGCATCACCACGGCGCTCCGCAATATCCTCAATTATTACGGCTTCCGCTACCCGGAACCAAGGATTTTCGGCATCGCGGAGGGTCTCGGTTTTCACTTTCGCCGCATCGCCGGCCAGGACAACCCCCACCTCGGCGGCTCGGGGACCGGGATGGTGGATTCCTTTTGTCGCAATTT
This window contains:
- a CDS encoding isocitrate dehydrogenase (NAD(+)); this encodes MAHHIVTLIEGDGIGPEISGAATRIIEATGVDIDWEKLPAGINALPDYGSPVPEVLLESIRRNKVALKGPLTTFVAKGFSSANVGLRKALDLYANLRPVHSIDGIRSRYENVDLIIVRENTEDLYAGLEHVITPGVSQSIKVITQHASARIGRFAFEYARKHGRKRVTAVHKANIMKLSDGMFLESIGEVAKEFPEIKFDDVIVDALCMKLVMDPNQFDILVLSNLYGDIVSDLAAGLVGGLGVVPGANIGINAAVFEAVHGSAPDIAGKGIANPSALVFSGVLMLRHLNENAAADRIMNSIRKVFKEGTHVTRDLGGNASTEEFADEVIRHL